One genomic segment of Clostridium saccharoperbutylacetonicum N1-4(HMT) includes these proteins:
- a CDS encoding beta-glucoside-specific PTS transporter subunit IIABC has product MDYKRLSTDIIKNVGGKENVLTLTHCATRLRFNLKDDSKANTEVLKSTKGIMGVVNKGGQYQVIIGSDVANVYAEINKVASFDNDSQSDDKNDKGPVVRVLDTIAGIFTPIIPAITGAGMLKAVLALLVTFKVIAANSQVYAVLNFMADAAFYFLPFLIANSAAKKFKCNAYMAMSIAAVILHPNFAAMVDVAKKGGTGIYFFGLPITLASYSSSVIPIILGVWFMSFVEPIADKVSPKPIKFFTKPLLTLLITGLATLIVLGPLGIVCGNGISAAIAFLNTYARWLVPLIVGTFSPLLVMTGMHYGLIPIGINNLATAGFDTVVGPGMLGSNIAQGGAALAVALRTKNSELKQLASSAGITAVCGITEPAMYGVTLKLKRPLIAVMIGGGASGLFLGLSGVGRYTSGSPGLLALPGYIGTDGFRNIMFACIGAAIAFVVSFVATLILGFEDIPEAQIADSKADEIIENEVAVTEENVVKDSIIYSPIEGKVVPLNEVNDPMFSEKMMGNGVAIIPKEGRVVSPVNGTVNAVFDTKHAIGIVSNEGAEILIHIGLDTVKLGGKFFDAKIKVGDSINVGDLLVEFDIEEIKKAGYDVITPVIITNTAAYAEISIEASKVSIKEKDHLMDLIK; this is encoded by the coding sequence ATGGATTACAAACGATTATCCACAGATATTATAAAAAATGTTGGTGGTAAAGAAAATGTTTTAACTTTAACTCATTGTGCTACCAGATTAAGATTTAATCTAAAAGATGATAGCAAAGCTAATACTGAAGTACTGAAAAGTACAAAAGGTATTATGGGAGTAGTAAATAAAGGAGGTCAATACCAAGTAATTATTGGTAGTGATGTTGCAAATGTATATGCAGAGATAAATAAAGTTGCTAGTTTTGATAATGATTCACAAAGTGATGATAAAAATGATAAAGGGCCTGTAGTTAGAGTACTTGATACAATAGCAGGTATTTTTACGCCAATTATACCAGCTATCACTGGTGCTGGTATGTTAAAGGCTGTTTTGGCATTATTAGTTACTTTTAAAGTTATTGCTGCTAATTCACAAGTGTATGCTGTTTTAAATTTTATGGCAGATGCAGCTTTTTACTTTTTACCGTTTTTAATAGCAAATTCGGCTGCTAAGAAATTTAAATGTAATGCTTATATGGCAATGTCTATAGCAGCTGTTATTTTACATCCTAACTTTGCTGCTATGGTTGATGTAGCTAAAAAGGGTGGAACAGGAATTTACTTCTTTGGATTACCAATAACTTTAGCAAGTTATTCATCTTCTGTTATTCCAATTATCTTAGGTGTTTGGTTTATGTCCTTTGTAGAACCAATTGCAGATAAAGTTTCACCTAAACCAATTAAGTTTTTCACAAAACCACTATTAACCTTATTAATTACTGGACTAGCAACTTTGATTGTCCTTGGACCTCTTGGAATAGTCTGTGGTAATGGTATTTCAGCTGCAATAGCATTCCTAAATACATATGCTAGATGGTTAGTTCCACTTATAGTTGGTACTTTTTCACCACTTCTTGTAATGACTGGTATGCATTATGGATTAATTCCAATAGGAATAAACAACCTAGCTACAGCAGGTTTTGATACTGTTGTTGGACCTGGTATGCTTGGATCTAATATTGCACAAGGTGGAGCGGCACTTGCAGTAGCATTAAGAACTAAGAATAGTGAATTAAAACAATTAGCATCATCAGCAGGAATTACTGCAGTTTGTGGTATTACAGAACCAGCTATGTATGGTGTTACATTAAAATTAAAGCGTCCTTTAATTGCGGTTATGATTGGTGGAGGAGCTTCAGGATTATTTTTAGGACTTTCTGGAGTTGGAAGATATACTTCTGGGTCACCAGGACTTTTAGCACTTCCGGGATATATTGGGACCGATGGATTTAGAAATATTATGTTTGCTTGCATTGGTGCAGCAATAGCTTTTGTTGTTTCGTTTGTTGCCACTCTTATCTTAGGTTTTGAAGATATTCCAGAAGCACAAATTGCTGATTCAAAAGCAGATGAAATAATTGAAAATGAAGTAGCTGTAACTGAAGAAAATGTAGTAAAAGATAGCATTATTTATTCACCAATTGAAGGTAAAGTAGTTCCTTTAAATGAAGTAAATGATCCTATGTTTTCAGAAAAAATGATGGGAAATGGAGTAGCTATAATTCCAAAGGAAGGCCGAGTTGTTTCACCTGTCAATGGAACAGTAAATGCCGTTTTTGATACAAAACATGCTATAGGAATTGTTTCAAATGAAGGAGCAGAAATTCTAATTCATATAGGATTAGATACAGTAAAATTAGGTGGAAAATTCTTTGATGCAAAGATAAAGGTTGGAGATTCTATAAACGTAGGCGATTTATTAGTTGAATTTGATATAGAAGAAATAAAGAAGGCTGGATATGATGTTATAACCCCAGTAATAATAACTAATACAGCAGCATATGCTGAAATTTCAATTGAAGCTAGTAAAGTATCTATAAAAGAAAAAGATCATTTAATGGATTTAATCAAATAA
- a CDS encoding LysR family transcriptional regulator yields MLEIRLLNYFLVLAEELHYTKAAERLNISQPTLSTQIKILENMLNVKLFDYVQKRTVLTEPGKILKAHAYKIFFDLEQAESDIKNYTGKLREQIRVGASGSHLLLVPCSRFNNIHSNVLITMEEHRGSTIVENVKNGKLDLGLIHYSADDSAIHSELLNIESYLAVVPLNSRLIEYSSVSLKDLTQENIVLLTQTSNSRINIDKAFSMINHICKPRIQTINLDSCIRLIENTDNITILPDSYIRSVKQIGFKAIPISDYPPKQTVNLIYRKDLFIDNILKSFLDIIREFHQSH; encoded by the coding sequence ATGTTGGAGATAAGATTATTAAACTACTTCTTGGTTCTTGCTGAAGAACTTCATTATACTAAAGCTGCTGAACGCCTTAATATTTCTCAGCCTACCTTAAGCACCCAAATTAAAATTTTGGAAAACATGCTAAATGTTAAGCTTTTTGATTATGTTCAAAAAAGAACAGTCTTAACAGAACCAGGAAAAATATTAAAAGCACATGCTTATAAGATTTTTTTCGATCTTGAGCAGGCTGAAAGTGATATAAAAAATTACACAGGAAAATTAAGAGAACAAATTCGTGTAGGTGCTTCTGGATCTCATCTACTATTAGTTCCCTGCTCAAGATTTAATAATATTCATAGCAATGTTTTAATAACAATGGAAGAACATAGAGGTTCTACAATCGTTGAAAATGTTAAAAATGGCAAACTTGACTTAGGCTTAATCCACTATTCTGCTGATGACTCTGCTATTCATTCTGAACTTTTAAACATTGAATCTTATCTTGCTGTTGTACCATTAAATTCAAGACTCATAGAATATTCTTCTGTTTCCTTAAAAGATTTAACACAAGAAAACATAGTTCTATTAACCCAAACTTCAAATTCAAGAATAAATATCGATAAAGCCTTTAGTATGATTAACCATATTTGTAAACCTAGAATCCAAACAATAAACTTAGATTCTTGTATTAGACTAATAGAAAACACAGATAATATAACCATATTGCCTGATTCCTATATACGCTCTGTGAAACAAATTGGTTTTAAGGCAATTCCAATTTCTGATTATCCACCTAAGCAAACAGTTAACTTAATATACAGAAAGGATTTGTTTATAGATAATATTTTGAAATCATTTTTAGATATTATTAGAGAGTTTCATCAAAGTCATTAA
- the hydF gene encoding [FeFe] hydrogenase H-cluster maturation GTPase HydF — translation MSLNSTPSGERVHISLFGMTNAGKSSIINALTNQEISIVSEVKGTTTDPVYKAIEILPIGPCMIVDTAGLDDYSELGDSRKKKTLEVLTKTNVALVVIDITIGISDKDLDIIDKLTEKKIPMVCILNKADQKNITVEELSKIEKEIGAPVVAVSALNKTGIDELKDKIISIIPDDEDKFKLVGDLISPGDIIVLVTPIDKAAPKGRLILPQQQTIRDIIESDAIAVVTKEHELRETLENLKKKPKLVITDSQVFLKASADTPKDIMLTSFSILQARYKGNLLELVKGAKAIEALEDGDNVLIAEGCTHHRQCDDIGTVKIPRWVRQMTGKQINFEHSSGTSFTENIEKYKLVIHCGGCMLNRATMLSRIDDAVNNNIPIVNYGVLIGYVQGILERALEPFPLAKAAYDGEI, via the coding sequence ATGAGTTTAAATTCGACACCATCTGGAGAAAGAGTGCATATTTCATTGTTTGGAATGACAAATGCAGGAAAATCTAGTATTATAAATGCCTTAACCAATCAAGAGATTTCAATTGTTTCTGAAGTTAAAGGAACAACCACAGATCCTGTTTATAAAGCCATTGAAATTCTTCCTATAGGACCTTGTATGATTGTTGATACAGCAGGACTTGATGACTATAGTGAATTAGGAGATTCAAGAAAAAAGAAAACCCTTGAAGTATTAACAAAAACCAATGTAGCATTAGTAGTTATAGATATTACTATTGGAATTAGTGATAAGGATTTAGACATAATAGACAAATTGACAGAAAAGAAAATACCAATGGTTTGTATTTTAAATAAAGCTGACCAGAAGAATATTACAGTTGAAGAACTTAGTAAAATAGAAAAAGAAATTGGAGCTCCAGTTGTAGCTGTTTCAGCCTTAAACAAAACTGGCATTGATGAGCTTAAGGATAAGATAATAAGTATAATACCAGATGATGAAGATAAATTTAAGTTAGTTGGTGACCTTATTAGTCCTGGAGATATTATAGTTTTAGTTACACCAATAGATAAGGCTGCTCCAAAAGGAAGATTAATACTTCCACAGCAACAGACTATAAGAGATATTATAGAAAGTGATGCTATAGCTGTAGTAACTAAAGAGCATGAATTAAGAGAAACTCTTGAAAATTTAAAGAAAAAACCTAAGCTTGTTATAACTGATTCTCAAGTATTTTTAAAGGCATCTGCAGATACGCCAAAAGACATAATGTTAACATCTTTTTCAATATTACAGGCTAGATATAAAGGAAATCTTTTGGAACTTGTTAAAGGTGCAAAAGCGATAGAAGCTTTAGAAGATGGAGATAATGTGTTAATTGCAGAAGGGTGTACTCATCATAGACAGTGTGATGACATTGGAACGGTAAAAATCCCTAGATGGGTTAGACAAATGACTGGAAAACAAATAAATTTTGAACATTCTTCAGGAACTTCCTTTACAGAGAATATTGAAAAATATAAGCTTGTTATTCATTGTGGAGGCTGCATGTTAAATAGAGCAACAATGCTTTCAAGAATTGATGATGCAGTTAATAATAATATACCAATTGTTAATTATGGTGTCCTTATTGGATATGTTCAAGGTATTTTAGAAAGAGCACTTGAGCCGTTTCCTTTAGCTAAAGCAGCGTATGATGGAGAAATTTAG
- a CDS encoding aspartate ammonia-lyase, translating to MNYRLEQDLLGEKNIDDQTYSGINTVRALENFDLNSKTVNLKLVKEIALIKKAAAMTNKSLKLLEADKADAIIKASEEVIDGKLDDEFKISAFQGGAGTSTNMNVNEVIANRAIELLGGIKGDYDLVHPLNHVNMSQSTNDVYPSALRIAAIKLIRKLSNSLSNLQEALQIKENEFSNIIKLGRTQLMDALPMTAGQSFGAYSKAIERDRWRIYKVEERLRQINLGGTAIGTGLNATNKYVFMMTDLIQSLTGLGIARSDYPMDITQNCDIFVETSGLLKSCSVNLLKISNDLRLLNSGPRGGIGEIILPKMQAGSTIMPGKVNPVIPEMVAQVSLRVISNDTAITMASSMGQLELNAFTPLIAECLLESLELLDKSIIIFKEKCIEDLEMNKDRCSENLENSLVSATALVPHLGYDKASSISKKALETGKTIREILLEEQILPEETIDKILSPAELIRTHIVGK from the coding sequence TTGAATTATAGATTGGAGCAAGATTTATTAGGAGAAAAAAATATAGATGACCAAACTTACAGTGGTATAAATACAGTTAGAGCACTTGAAAACTTTGATTTAAACAGTAAAACTGTGAATCTAAAACTAGTAAAGGAAATTGCTTTAATAAAAAAAGCAGCAGCTATGACCAATAAGTCCTTAAAATTGCTTGAAGCTGACAAAGCTGATGCAATAATAAAAGCCAGTGAAGAGGTCATAGATGGAAAACTTGATGACGAATTTAAAATAAGTGCCTTTCAAGGTGGAGCTGGTACTTCAACTAATATGAATGTTAATGAAGTCATTGCAAACAGAGCAATTGAACTATTAGGAGGTATTAAAGGCGATTATGATTTAGTACATCCACTAAATCATGTTAATATGTCTCAATCAACTAATGATGTTTATCCTTCTGCTCTAAGAATTGCAGCCATTAAATTAATTAGAAAGTTAAGTAACTCCTTATCTAATTTACAAGAAGCCTTGCAAATAAAAGAAAATGAATTTTCAAACATAATAAAACTTGGAAGAACTCAATTAATGGATGCACTGCCAATGACTGCAGGTCAAAGTTTTGGTGCATATTCAAAGGCAATTGAAAGAGATAGATGGAGAATTTATAAAGTAGAGGAACGATTAAGACAAATCAACCTTGGAGGCACTGCCATTGGCACAGGGCTAAATGCTACTAATAAATATGTGTTTATGATGACAGATCTTATTCAAAGTCTTACTGGCCTTGGCATTGCTAGATCTGACTATCCCATGGATATTACCCAAAACTGTGATATATTTGTAGAAACTTCTGGATTATTAAAATCATGCAGCGTGAATCTGCTCAAAATTTCAAATGACTTAAGATTGCTAAATTCTGGTCCTCGTGGAGGAATAGGTGAGATTATATTACCTAAAATGCAGGCTGGTTCTACAATCATGCCAGGTAAAGTAAATCCAGTTATCCCTGAAATGGTTGCACAAGTTAGCTTAAGAGTAATTTCTAATGATACTGCCATTACTATGGCGAGTTCTATGGGGCAATTAGAATTAAATGCATTCACTCCACTTATAGCTGAATGTTTATTAGAATCTCTTGAACTTCTTGATAAAAGTATTATAATCTTTAAAGAAAAATGTATAGAGGATTTAGAAATGAATAAAGACAGATGTTCAGAAAATCTTGAAAATTCTTTAGTTTCTGCCACAGCTTTAGTTCCACATTTAGGCTATGATAAAGCTAGTTCTATATCAAAGAAAGCTTTAGAAACAGGAAAAACTATTCGAGAAATTTTACTTGAAGAACAAATACTCCCTGAAGAAACTATAGATAAAATTTTATCTCCAGCTGAATTAATAAGAACTCATATAGTTGGAAAATAA
- a CDS encoding galactose ABC transporter substrate-binding protein, whose product MKLIKKALAVIGLVVIISAIKFSYSYIDIFAQTVDQKPVKVGVLLYRFDDAYISLVRQGFEEIQKNNPDKVQFTFYDAKDDQMIQNQTIEAILENKSEDILLLNIVDVKRAYEVIGRIKEFNIPVVLFNREPLDMNSVKSYNKAFFVGTDSAQAGAFQGEIIINAWNKNKDTMDANNDGILQYVMLIGENNNKDANERTEYSILTINNGGIQTQEIASTVSDWNREQAKTDFEPIFIRYNTGIEAIISNNDDMAIGAIEVLNKYGYNTEDGTKNIAVVGVDAIPTAQELIKKGEMTGSVVQDANAVAEASYVIGINLFNDQNPLEGTSYKFDDTGVAIRLPYKEYVG is encoded by the coding sequence ATGAAATTAATTAAAAAGGCATTGGCAGTTATTGGGCTTGTAGTTATTATATCAGCAATAAAATTCTCTTATAGTTACATAGACATTTTTGCTCAAACAGTAGATCAAAAGCCTGTTAAAGTAGGAGTATTATTATATAGGTTTGATGATGCATATATTTCTTTAGTTCGTCAAGGGTTTGAAGAAATCCAAAAAAATAATCCAGATAAAGTTCAATTTACCTTTTATGATGCTAAAGATGATCAAATGATTCAAAATCAAACTATTGAAGCCATTTTAGAAAACAAAAGTGAAGATATATTACTTTTAAATATAGTAGATGTAAAAAGGGCTTATGAAGTTATTGGAAGAATTAAAGAATTTAATATACCAGTCGTTTTATTTAATCGAGAACCTCTTGATATGAATTCAGTAAAATCTTATAATAAGGCATTTTTTGTTGGAACTGATTCTGCACAAGCAGGCGCATTTCAAGGTGAAATTATAATTAATGCATGGAATAAAAACAAAGATACTATGGATGCTAATAATGATGGAATCTTACAATATGTAATGCTAATTGGGGAAAATAATAATAAAGATGCAAATGAAAGAACAGAATATTCTATTTTAACAATTAATAATGGAGGGATACAAACACAGGAAATTGCATCTACAGTTTCTGATTGGAATAGAGAGCAAGCTAAAACAGATTTTGAACCAATATTTATTAGATATAACACTGGAATTGAAGCTATAATTTCTAATAATGATGATATGGCTATTGGAGCAATAGAAGTATTGAATAAATATGGATATAATACTGAAGATGGTACAAAAAATATAGCTGTAGTCGGAGTTGATGCAATACCGACTGCTCAAGAATTAATTAAAAAAGGAGAAATGACAGGTTCTGTTGTTCAAGATGCTAATGCAGTGGCAGAAGCTAGCTATGTTATAGGTATTAATTTGTTTAATGATCAAAATCCCCTTGAAGGAACTTCTTATAAATTTGATGATACTGGAGTAGCTATACGTTTACCATATAAGGAATATGTAGGATGA
- the fucO gene encoding lactaldehyde reductase, with amino-acid sequence MANRMILNETSYIGAGAIENIVAEAKVRGYKKALAVTDRDLIKFNVATKVTDLLKANNLAFEIFDEVKANPTINVVLAGIEKFKAAGADYLLAIGGGSSIDTAKAIGIIVKNPEFSDVRSLEGVADTKNKCVDIIAVPTTAGTAAEVTINYVITDEEKKRKFVCVDPHDIPVIAVVDSEMMSSMPKGLTAATGMDALTHAIEGYITKGAWELTDALHLKAIEIIGRSLRSAVNNEPKGREDMALGQYVAGMGFSNVGLGIVHGMAHPLGAFYDTPHGIANAVLLPYVMEYNAEATGYKYREIARAMGVQGVDSMSQDEYRKAAIDAVKKLSEDVGIPKVLNEIGVKEEDLQALSESAFADACTPGNPRDTSVEEILAIYKKAFK; translated from the coding sequence ATGGCAAATAGAATGATATTAAATGAAACAAGCTATATAGGTGCAGGAGCAATTGAAAATATTGTTGCTGAAGCTAAAGTTAGAGGTTACAAAAAAGCTTTAGCTGTAACTGATAGAGATTTAATTAAATTTAATGTAGCTACAAAAGTAACAGATTTATTAAAAGCAAATAATTTAGCTTTTGAAATTTTTGATGAAGTAAAAGCAAATCCTACTATAAATGTAGTTCTAGCAGGTATAGAAAAGTTCAAGGCAGCTGGTGCTGATTATTTATTAGCAATTGGTGGGGGATCATCAATAGATACTGCAAAAGCTATTGGTATAATAGTTAAAAATCCTGAATTTTCAGATGTAAGAAGTCTTGAAGGTGTAGCTGACACAAAAAATAAGTGCGTTGATATAATAGCAGTACCAACAACAGCAGGAACTGCAGCTGAAGTAACAATTAACTATGTAATTACAGATGAAGAAAAGAAACGTAAATTTGTATGTGTTGACCCACATGATATTCCAGTAATTGCAGTAGTTGATTCAGAAATGATGTCATCAATGCCAAAAGGATTAACAGCAGCTACAGGTATGGATGCTTTAACTCATGCTATTGAAGGATATATTACAAAGGGAGCTTGGGAATTAACTGATGCCTTACATTTAAAAGCTATTGAAATTATAGGACGTTCCCTTAGAAGTGCAGTAAACAATGAGCCTAAGGGAAGAGAAGATATGGCTCTTGGACAATATGTTGCAGGTATGGGCTTTAGTAATGTAGGATTAGGTATTGTTCATGGAATGGCACATCCACTTGGAGCTTTCTATGATACTCCGCATGGAATTGCTAATGCGGTATTATTACCATATGTTATGGAATATAATGCAGAAGCAACTGGTTATAAATATAGAGAAATTGCAAGAGCAATGGGAGTTCAAGGCGTAGATAGCATGTCTCAAGATGAATATAGAAAAGCAGCTATTGACGCAGTTAAAAAACTTTCAGAAGATGTTGGAATTCCAAAAGTGTTAAATGAAATTGGTGTTAAAGAAGAAGATTTACAAGCGCTTTCTGAATCAGCATTTGCAGATGCATGTACACCAGGTAATCCAAGAGATACAAGTGTAGAAGAAATATTAGCAATTTACAAAAAAGCTTTCAAATAA
- the rhaD gene encoding rhamnulose-1-phosphate aldolase — protein sequence MALEDMKFIQNFKKITEDAWLKGWHERNGGNITYRLTEEEVAGVKVFINEDSAYTPIGVTVKNLANEYFLVTGSGKFIRNMTVCLEENAGIVKIDEKGENYKIVWGLTNGAKPTSELPSHLMSHSIKVEKTNGAHRVIMHSHTTNVIALTFVLPLDGAVFTRELWEMATECPVVFPSGIGIVPWMVPGGSAIADATGELMKSHDVVIWAHHGMFCSGETLDLTFGLMDTVEKSAEILVKVLAMGGKKQTITSQNFRDLARDFNVSISEDYLS from the coding sequence ATGGCTTTAGAAGATATGAAATTTATACAAAACTTTAAAAAGATAACAGAAGATGCATGGCTTAAGGGTTGGCATGAAAGAAATGGTGGAAATATTACATATAGACTTACTGAAGAAGAAGTTGCTGGAGTAAAGGTATTTATTAATGAAGATTCAGCTTACACTCCAATAGGTGTAACAGTTAAAAATTTAGCTAATGAATACTTCTTAGTAACTGGAAGTGGAAAATTTATAAGAAACATGACAGTTTGTTTAGAAGAAAATGCAGGGATAGTTAAAATAGATGAAAAGGGTGAAAATTATAAAATAGTTTGGGGCTTAACAAATGGTGCTAAGCCAACAAGTGAATTACCTTCACATTTAATGAGTCACTCAATTAAGGTGGAAAAAACAAATGGAGCTCATAGAGTTATAATGCATTCTCATACTACTAATGTAATTGCTTTAACTTTTGTATTACCTTTAGATGGAGCAGTATTTACTAGAGAATTATGGGAAATGGCAACTGAATGTCCTGTAGTGTTCCCAAGTGGAATTGGAATAGTTCCTTGGATGGTTCCAGGAGGATCAGCAATTGCAGATGCAACTGGTGAATTAATGAAGAGTCATGATGTTGTAATTTGGGCACACCATGGAATGTTCTGTTCAGGAGAAACTTTAGATTTAACTTTTGGACTTATGGACACAGTAGAAAAATCTGCTGAAATCTTAGTAAAAGTTCTAGCAATGGGTGGAAAGAAACAAACAATAACTTCTCAAAACTTTAGAGATTTAGCAAGAGATTTTAATGTAAGTATTTCAGAAGACTATTTAAGCTAA
- the rhaA gene encoding L-rhamnose isomerase — MNIKEKYELAKKEYEKWGIDVDKALEELNKVKISIHCWQGDDVKGFEVSKNELSGGIQCNGNYPGAARNADELRQDLDKALSLIPGKHKVNLHAIYLETNGEVVDRDEIKPEHFANWVKWAKENGLGLDFNPTIFSHPKSADGLTLSHPNKEIRDFWIKHAIASRKIGEYFGKELGQTCLTNIWIPDGYKDIPSDRLGPRRRLKESLDEIFKVEIDKKYNLDCVESKVFGIGAESYTVGSNEFYLSYAAKNNIMSLMDTGHYHPTEVVSDKLSAMLLFNEKVALHVSRPVRWDSDHVVVYDDELKEIAKEIVRNDALDRVIIGLDFFDASINRIVAWTIGSRNMIKALLNAMLTPNAKLKELQDEGNFTERLALMEEFKTYPIGDIWNYYCEKNNVPVGEKWISEVKEYEKTELSKRN; from the coding sequence ATGAATATTAAAGAAAAATATGAATTAGCAAAAAAAGAATATGAAAAATGGGGAATAGACGTAGATAAAGCTTTAGAAGAACTTAATAAAGTTAAAATATCAATTCATTGCTGGCAAGGGGATGACGTTAAAGGTTTCGAAGTTTCTAAAAATGAATTATCTGGTGGAATTCAATGTAATGGAAATTATCCAGGAGCAGCTAGAAATGCTGATGAATTAAGACAAGATTTAGATAAAGCTTTAAGCTTAATTCCAGGAAAGCATAAAGTAAACCTTCATGCAATTTATTTAGAAACTAATGGTGAAGTTGTAGATAGAGATGAAATCAAACCAGAACATTTTGCAAATTGGGTAAAATGGGCAAAAGAAAATGGATTAGGATTAGACTTTAATCCAACAATATTCTCTCATCCAAAGTCAGCAGATGGTTTAACATTATCTCATCCAAACAAAGAAATAAGAGATTTCTGGATAAAACATGCAATTGCATCAAGAAAAATAGGTGAATATTTTGGTAAAGAATTAGGACAAACTTGTTTAACCAATATTTGGATACCAGATGGTTATAAAGATATACCAAGTGATAGATTAGGACCAAGAAGAAGACTTAAAGAATCTTTAGATGAAATCTTTAAAGTTGAAATAGATAAAAAATACAATCTTGATTGTGTTGAGTCAAAAGTATTTGGTATAGGGGCTGAAAGTTATACAGTAGGTTCTAACGAATTCTATTTAAGCTATGCAGCTAAAAATAACATAATGTCCCTAATGGATACTGGACATTATCATCCAACAGAAGTTGTTTCAGATAAACTTTCAGCAATGTTATTATTTAATGAAAAAGTTGCACTTCATGTAAGTAGACCAGTAAGATGGGATTCTGATCACGTTGTAGTTTATGATGATGAACTTAAAGAAATAGCTAAAGAAATAGTAAGAAATGATGCATTAGATAGAGTTATCATTGGACTTGATTTCTTTGACGCAAGTATTAACAGAATTGTAGCATGGACAATTGGTTCAAGAAATATGATAAAAGCATTATTAAATGCAATGTTAACTCCAAATGCTAAATTAAAAGAATTACAAGATGAAGGTAACTTCACAGAAAGATTAGCTTTAATGGAAGAATTTAAAACTTATCCAATAGGTGACATTTGGAATTACTACTGTGAAAAGAATAATGTTCCTGTAGGTGAAAAGTGGATTAGTGAAGTTAAAGAATATGAAAAAACTGAATTATCAAAGAGAAACTAG